The following are encoded together in the Streptomyces sp. NBC_01465 genome:
- the glmU gene encoding bifunctional UDP-N-acetylglucosamine diphosphorylase/glucosamine-1-phosphate N-acetyltransferase GlmU, with translation MSANSPAAVVVLAAGEGTRMKSATPKVLHAISGRSLVGHVVAASRELDPTHLVVVVGHAREQVQAHLAEIDADVRTAFQAQQNGTGHAVRMALEELGGRVDGTVVVVCGDTPLLTGETLTALAATHAADANAVTVLSAEVPDSTGYGRIVRDPDTGAVTAIVEHKDASETQRAIREINSGVFAFDGQLLADALGKVRTDNSQGEEYLTDVLSILREAGHRVGASIAADHREILGINNRVQLAEARALLNARLLERAMLSGVTVIDPATTFIDVSVTFGQDALVHPGTQLIGATHIGEGAEVGPNTRLTDTTVHAGARVDNSVATGAEIGEGANVGPFAYLRPGTKLGLKSKLGAFVEAKNSSIGEGTKVPHLSYVGDATIGDFTNIGAASVFVNYDGQSKHHTTIGSHCRTGSDNMFVAPVTVGDGAYTAAGSVITKDVPAGALAVARGQQRNIEGWVARKRPGSAAAQAAQAAPEETSGES, from the coding sequence GTGAGCGCCAACAGCCCGGCCGCCGTCGTCGTCCTCGCAGCGGGTGAGGGCACCCGTATGAAGTCGGCCACCCCCAAGGTTCTGCACGCGATCAGCGGGCGCTCGCTCGTCGGACACGTCGTCGCCGCCTCCCGGGAGCTCGACCCCACCCATCTCGTCGTGGTCGTCGGCCACGCCCGCGAGCAGGTGCAGGCGCATCTCGCGGAGATCGACGCCGATGTACGCACCGCCTTCCAGGCCCAGCAGAACGGCACCGGGCACGCCGTCCGGATGGCGCTCGAAGAGCTCGGGGGGCGTGTCGACGGGACCGTGGTCGTCGTCTGCGGGGACACCCCGCTGCTCACCGGCGAGACGCTGACCGCGCTCGCCGCCACCCACGCCGCCGACGCCAACGCCGTCACCGTGCTGAGCGCCGAGGTGCCCGACTCCACCGGGTACGGGCGGATCGTGCGCGACCCGGACACCGGCGCCGTCACCGCGATCGTCGAGCACAAGGACGCCTCCGAGACGCAGCGGGCCATCCGGGAGATCAACTCCGGGGTCTTCGCCTTCGACGGGCAACTCCTCGCGGACGCGCTGGGCAAGGTGCGCACCGACAACAGCCAGGGCGAGGAGTACCTCACCGACGTCCTGTCGATCCTGCGCGAGGCCGGCCACCGCGTCGGGGCGTCGATCGCCGCCGACCACCGCGAGATCCTCGGCATCAACAACCGCGTCCAACTCGCCGAGGCGCGCGCCCTGTTGAACGCCCGTCTCCTGGAGCGGGCCATGCTGAGCGGGGTGACCGTGATCGATCCGGCCACCACCTTCATCGACGTGTCCGTGACCTTCGGGCAGGACGCCCTCGTGCACCCCGGTACGCAGCTCATCGGTGCGACGCACATCGGCGAGGGCGCCGAGGTCGGGCCCAACACCCGGCTCACCGACACCACCGTCCACGCGGGCGCCCGGGTGGACAACTCCGTGGCGACCGGCGCCGAGATCGGCGAGGGCGCGAACGTCGGTCCGTTCGCGTATCTGCGTCCGGGGACGAAGCTGGGGCTGAAGTCGAAGCTCGGGGCGTTCGTCGAGGCGAAGAACTCGTCCATCGGCGAGGGGACGAAGGTTCCGCACCTCTCCTACGTGGGCGATGCGACGATCGGCGACTTCACGAACATCGGGGCCGCCTCCGTCTTCGTGAACTACGACGGCCAGAGCAAGCACCACACCACGATCGGGTCGCACTGCAGGACCGGGTCGGACAACATGTTTGTGGCACCTGTCACAGTCGGGGACGGTGCTTACACCGCCGCCGGGTCCGTGATCACGAAGGACGTTCCGGCCGGCGCACTGGCCGTCGCCCGTGGCCAGCAGCGGAATATCGAGGGCTGGGTGGCCCGGAAGCGGCCGGGCAGCGCTGCTGCTCAGGCGGCTCAGGCCGCCCCCGAGGAGACCTCCGGCGAAAGCTGA
- a CDS encoding sensor histidine kinase, translating into MTVTGAQHHDAAGLTSRGWWWWERRRSAVLDVGLGVVSAFECALEGVTFAGQAGVPVPVGVVFGLIAGASLVLRRRWPIAVVLVAIAITPAQMGYLMGLVGLYTLAASEVPRRLTGVLATMSLVGTFIVTSVRLRHGVGSDADDPGAVFVVLVSVFMSIGLTAPPVLYGLYIGARRRLMESLRERADSLERELVLLADRAEERAEWARTEERTRIAREMHDVVAHRVSLMVVHAAAIQAVAQKDAAKASKNAALVGDMGRQALTELREMLGVLRAGEAAKAPVAVPLASVRDAAAAAAAAAGEDGPCLDELETLVGQSRAAGMTVEFQIEGEVRGYHALVEQTAYRVVQEALTNVHKHAAGAKTWVRLAYRGGEVAMQVENGPSDAGVADAGLPSGGNGLVGMRERVMALGGVFVSGVTDSGGFRVSAVLPERAA; encoded by the coding sequence ATGACCGTTACGGGGGCGCAGCACCATGACGCCGCGGGGTTGACCTCCCGCGGTTGGTGGTGGTGGGAGCGGCGGCGGAGTGCCGTCCTGGATGTGGGGCTGGGTGTTGTCTCGGCCTTCGAGTGTGCGCTGGAGGGCGTGACTTTTGCGGGGCAGGCCGGGGTGCCTGTGCCCGTCGGGGTGGTGTTCGGGCTGATCGCCGGTGCCTCGCTCGTGCTGCGGCGGCGGTGGCCGATCGCCGTAGTGCTGGTGGCGATCGCGATCACGCCTGCCCAGATGGGTTATCTGATGGGGCTCGTCGGGCTGTACACGCTCGCCGCATCGGAGGTGCCCCGCCGGCTGACCGGTGTGCTGGCAACGATGTCGTTGGTGGGGACGTTCATCGTGACGTCCGTGCGGCTGCGGCACGGGGTGGGATCGGACGCCGATGATCCCGGCGCCGTGTTCGTGGTGCTCGTCTCGGTGTTCATGTCGATCGGGCTGACCGCGCCCCCTGTGCTGTACGGGCTCTACATAGGCGCCCGGCGGCGGCTCATGGAGTCGTTGCGCGAGCGCGCCGACAGCCTGGAGCGGGAGCTCGTACTGCTCGCCGACCGTGCCGAGGAGCGGGCCGAGTGGGCCCGTACCGAGGAGCGCACGAGGATCGCTCGGGAGATGCATGACGTCGTCGCGCACCGGGTGAGTCTGATGGTGGTGCATGCGGCGGCGATCCAGGCCGTGGCCCAGAAGGATGCGGCGAAGGCTTCGAAGAATGCCGCGCTCGTGGGGGACATGGGGCGGCAGGCGCTGACCGAGCTGCGGGAGATGCTCGGGGTGCTGCGGGCCGGGGAGGCCGCGAAGGCGCCGGTGGCGGTGCCGCTGGCTTCCGTACGGGACGCGGCCGCTGCTGCGGCTGCGGCCGCTGGGGAGGACGGGCCGTGTCTCGATGAGCTGGAGACGCTCGTGGGGCAGTCGCGGGCCGCGGGGATGACGGTGGAGTTCCAGATCGAGGGCGAGGTGCGCGGCTATCACGCGCTGGTCGAGCAGACCGCGTACCGGGTCGTGCAGGAAGCGCTGACCAATGTGCACAAGCATGCGGCCGGGGCGAAGACCTGGGTGCGGCTGGCGTACCGGGGCGGCGAGGTCGCCATGCAGGTCGAGAACGGGCCTTCCGACGCGGGGGTCGCCGATGCCGGGCTGCCGAGCGGGGGTAATGGGCTCGTGGGCATGCGGGAGCGTGTGATGGCGCTGGGCGGGGTGTTCGTTTCGGGGGTGACGGATTCCGGGGGGTTCCGGGTCTCTGCCGTACTGCCCGAGCGGGCCGCCTGA